A window from Clupea harengus chromosome 14, Ch_v2.0.2, whole genome shotgun sequence encodes these proteins:
- the ero1a gene encoding ERO1-like protein alpha, whose protein sequence is MAGGTRTAKLLLCLIVLLTDIEGAISRSAAQRCFCGVTGSLDDCTCDVETIDSFNNKQLFPKLQKLLTTDYFRFYKVNLNKPCPFWTDNSHCGLRDCAVEPCTLNEVPDGIRSGSHKYPSEASEDAEECERAEKLGAVNSSLSEETQRALRDWNTYDDEEDRFCMVDDEESPDSDYVDLLLNPERFTGYKGPEAWQIWNSIYEENCFKPLTVNRPLNPLATYSGGNEGRGFYNWLEGLCVEKRAFFRLVSGLHSSINIHLSARYLLEDSWFGKKWGHNISEFQQRFDEKLTKGEGPKRLRNLYFLYLIELRALAKVLPFFQQPSFQLYSGQAAQDQENKELLLELLHVAKSFPLHFDETLLFAGNKKEAAKLKEDFKLTFKNISRIMDCVGCFKCRLWGKVQTQGLGTALKILFSGRQIESLPKSPGAQLPFQLTRQEIVALFNAFGRISTSVRELENFRSLLSKVHVDL, encoded by the exons ATGGCTGGTGGGACAAGAACAGCGAAACTGTTACTCTGTCTGATCGTTTTGCTGACTGACATTGAGGGAGCCATTTCAAGATCTGCAGCGCAAAGATGTTTTTGCGGA GTGACTGGAAGCCTGGACGACTGTACCTGTGACGTCGAAACAATCGACTCTTTTAACAACAAGCAGTTATTCCCAAAACTTCAAAAACTCCTCACAACAGACTATTTCAGGTTTTACAAG GTGAATCTTAATAAGCCTTGCCCTTTTTGGACAGACAATAGCCACTGTGGACTTAGAGACTGTGCAGTGGAACCATGCACACTG AATGAGGTGCCTGATGGGATTAGGTCAGGCAGCCATAAG tatCCATCTGAAGCCAGTGAGGATGctgaggagtgtgagagagcggaGAAACTGGGCGCTGTCAACAGCTCTCTCAG TGAGGAGACCCAGAGGGCCCTGCGTGACTGGAACACATACGATGATGAGGAAGACCGTTTCTGCATGGTTGATG ATGAGGAATCTCCTGACTCGGACTATGTGGATCTTCTGCTCAACCCGGAGCGCTTCACTGGGTACAAAGGCCCCGAAGCCTGGCAGATCTGGAACAGCATTTATGAAGAAAACTGTTTCAA GCCATTAACTGTGAATCGACCCCTAAATCCTCTGGCAACATACAGTG ggggaaATGAAG GAAGGGGCTTTTACAACTGGCTGGAGG gcctgtgtgtggagaagagagCTTTTTTCCGCCTCGTCTCGGGTCTTCACTCAAGCATAAACATACATCTGAGTGCCAGGTACCTTCTGGAAG ATAGCTGGTTTGGGAAAAAGTGGGGTCACAACATCTCAGAGTTCCAGCAGCGCTTTGACGAGAAGTTGACCAAAGGGGAGGGTCCGAAGAGGCTTCGCAACCTCTACTTCCTGTACCTGATCGAGCTGCGGGCCCTGGCCAAagtccttcctttcttccagcAGCCCTCTTTTCAGCTGTACTCGGGCCAGGCCGCACAAGACCAGGAGAACAaagagctgctgctggagctcctCCATGTGGCCAA GTCTTTCCCACTACATTTTGATGAAACCTTGCTATTTGctggaaataaaaaagaagcTGCCAAATTAAAA GAGGACTTCAaactgacatttaaaaacatctCTAGAATAATGGACTGTGTGGGTTGTTTCAAGTGCAGGCTCTGGGGCAAAGTACAG ACTCAGGGCCTTGGCACAGCGCTGAAGATCCTTTTCTCCGGGCGACAGATCGAAAGCCTGCCCAAGTCCCCGGGAGCCCAGCTCCCATTCCAGCTCACCAGACAGGAGATAGTGGCTCTCTTCAATGCTTTTGGGAG AATCTCAACCAGTGTAAGGGAGTTGGAGAATTTCCGGTCACTGCTGTCGAAAGTCCATGTTGACTTGTGA